In Gemmatimonadota bacterium, a single window of DNA contains:
- a CDS encoding sugar ABC transporter substrate-binding protein codes for MSRREALKVGGGALLGGGALLGAAVSACGGGDDGAGRTGRAGQADRKTVRFMTAQTREKHRSLEPLIAEFMEIHPGIRIEHIKVPWDQAHSKYLTAILGGAPPDVMTIPSWWVTEFRAMGALEDLGPWVRDWPHLQGYSEQVKRLTRATMAFDGDQVFGLPTEVAVRSMFYRTEWLDEYGLAPAETREEWRVLLEKITDPSRQRYGYALRGARGGFWSWWAIAQEYAGSNAWFDEDHRCIINSPDHVAGLSYWNDLYQDGLAPPDSLNWGFNELVQGFWSGLCGTMEQDPEVVRTCLEHGLDEDSLAITVMPAGPRARVALSDGGYTAMSSASPHKDEAWTFLGWLMAPEQRLRYCRDVNMIPPFASAMEDPAFGQGLYRSFVEMVTDPAILQNWYPNYLPEMGEFLEVRVTEEHQKMLLQRQSPRETLDRLADFMTRAQQKYVDRYGPETPRPPA; via the coding sequence CGTGTCAGCTTGCGGCGGCGGTGACGACGGGGCGGGCCGGACCGGCCGGGCCGGCCAGGCTGACCGGAAGACCGTGCGTTTCATGACGGCCCAGACGCGGGAGAAGCACCGGTCTCTTGAACCGCTCATCGCGGAGTTCATGGAGATCCATCCAGGCATCCGGATCGAGCACATCAAGGTGCCCTGGGACCAGGCCCATTCGAAGTATCTCACCGCCATCCTGGGCGGTGCGCCGCCCGACGTCATGACCATTCCCAGCTGGTGGGTGACCGAGTTCCGGGCCATGGGCGCCCTCGAGGACCTCGGACCATGGGTGCGGGACTGGCCCCATCTCCAGGGCTACTCGGAACAGGTGAAGAGGCTGACCCGGGCGACGATGGCCTTCGACGGCGACCAGGTCTTCGGCCTGCCCACGGAGGTGGCCGTCCGTTCCATGTTCTACCGCACCGAGTGGCTCGACGAATACGGCCTGGCGCCTGCGGAGACGCGCGAGGAGTGGCGTGTACTGCTTGAAAAGATCACGGACCCTTCCCGCCAGCGTTACGGATACGCGCTCCGGGGCGCCCGGGGCGGTTTCTGGTCGTGGTGGGCCATCGCCCAGGAATACGCCGGGTCGAACGCCTGGTTCGACGAAGACCACCGGTGCATTATCAACAGTCCGGACCACGTGGCAGGCCTGTCCTACTGGAACGACCTCTACCAGGACGGACTCGCGCCGCCCGACTCGCTGAACTGGGGTTTCAACGAACTGGTCCAGGGATTCTGGTCGGGGCTCTGCGGCACGATGGAGCAGGACCCCGAGGTCGTCCGGACCTGCCTGGAGCACGGCCTGGACGAAGACAGCCTCGCCATCACGGTCATGCCCGCCGGCCCCAGGGCCCGCGTGGCCCTGTCCGACGGGGGGTATACAGCCATGTCGTCGGCTTCCCCGCACAAGGATGAAGCCTGGACGTTTCTCGGCTGGCTGATGGCGCCCGAACAACGGCTCCGGTACTGCAGGGACGTCAACATGATCCCGCCCTTCGCCAGTGCGATGGAGGACCCCGCCTTCGGACAGGGTCTCTACCGGTCCTTCGTGGAAATGGTCACGGACCCGGCCATCCTGCAGAACTGGTATCCCAACTACCTGCCGGAGATGGGGGAGTTTCTGGAGGTGCGGGTGACCGAGGAGCACCAGAAGATGCTGCTGCAGCGGCAGTCTCCCCGGGAGACGCTCGACCGGCTGGCCGACTTCATGACCCGGGCGCAGCAGAAGTACGTGGATCGGTACGGCCCGGAAACGCCGAGGCCGCCGGCCTAG